From a region of the Planctomycetia bacterium genome:
- a CDS encoding BBP7 family outer membrane beta-barrel protein: protein YCQREWCLPAGDCCDKMIRGGYRLDWLAGYRYMRLDEGVMINEMLVSTNSGGVIPLGTTFDVQDNFQTDSEFHGADFGMMAQWRRGRWTLDVLGKTAVGNVHNSVTINGSTTTMVPNGPTTTNSGGLLTQATNIGAYESDDFSIVPEASLNIGYNVTPRLRALVGYTFIYWSNVVRPGDQIDLGLNPSQFPPGTLVGAARPAFTMNDSDFWAQGFNVGAEYRF, encoded by the coding sequence ACTACTGCCAGCGTGAGTGGTGCCTGCCCGCCGGCGACTGCTGCGACAAAATGATTCGCGGCGGGTATCGCCTCGACTGGCTGGCCGGCTACCGCTACATGCGTTTGGACGAAGGCGTGATGATCAACGAAATGCTGGTGTCGACGAACTCCGGCGGCGTGATTCCGCTCGGCACGACGTTCGACGTGCAAGATAATTTCCAGACCGACAGCGAATTCCATGGCGCCGATTTTGGCATGATGGCCCAATGGCGCCGCGGCCGCTGGACGTTGGACGTACTCGGCAAGACCGCCGTCGGCAATGTCCACAACAGCGTCACGATCAACGGCAGCACGACCACGATGGTTCCAAATGGTCCGACGACCACGAACTCCGGCGGCCTGCTGACGCAAGCGACGAACATCGGCGCCTACGAGAGTGACGATTTCTCGATCGTGCCGGAAGCCAGCCTCAACATCGGCTATAACGTCACGCCGCGGTTGCGGGCCCTGGTCGGCTACACGTTCATCTACTGGAGCAACGTGGTGCGCCCCGGCGATCAGATCGACTTGGGCCTGAATCCGAGCCAGTTCCCGCCGGGAACCTTGGTCGGCGCCGCGCGTCCGGCCTTCACGATGAACGACTCCGACTTCTGGGCTCAAGGCTTCAATGTCGGGGCGGAGTATCGCTTCTAA